The proteins below are encoded in one region of Longimicrobium sp.:
- a CDS encoding SDR family oxidoreductase produces PDLVIHTAYSAREGERDIWRATERVVAACLEAGAALVHMSTDALLDGESGPYAEHAEPDPVHEYGRWKARAELHVRAAMPRAAVVRTSLIVRADPPDASSATLIDALRRGDLVRLFTDELRCPTAVEDLAAQLWEVARLPADGRAGVWHLVAPEAVSRYTLGLLLATRHGLNLAGITPVPSASSPVPRPRDLRLLTARADRELRTRARPISAALFPPR; encoded by the coding sequence CCCGACTTGGTGATCCACACCGCGTACTCGGCTCGGGAGGGGGAGCGCGACATCTGGCGGGCGACTGAGAGGGTGGTGGCGGCGTGCCTGGAGGCGGGCGCGGCGCTCGTGCACATGAGCACCGACGCGCTGCTCGACGGCGAGAGCGGGCCCTACGCGGAACATGCGGAGCCGGACCCGGTGCACGAGTACGGGCGATGGAAGGCGCGCGCCGAGCTGCACGTCCGCGCGGCGATGCCTAGAGCTGCCGTGGTCCGCACGTCGCTGATCGTGCGGGCGGACCCGCCGGACGCGTCCAGCGCTACCCTGATCGACGCACTGCGCCGCGGCGACCTCGTGCGCCTGTTCACGGACGAGCTGCGCTGCCCGACCGCCGTCGAAGATCTCGCCGCGCAGCTGTGGGAGGTGGCGCGGCTGCCCGCGGACGGGCGTGCGGGGGTGTGGCACCTGGTGGCGCCCGAGGCCGTCAGCCGGTACACGCTGGGCCTGCTGCTCGCCACCCGCCACGGGCTGAACTTGGCCGGCATCACCCCGGTGCCCAGCGCCTCGTCGCCCGTGCCGCGGCCGCGCGACCTGCGACTGCTCACGGCCCGCGCCGACCGCGAGCTGCGCACCCGGGCCCGACCCATCAGCGCCGCGCTGTTCCCGCCGCGGTGA